A single Mangrovimonas sp. YM274 DNA region contains:
- a CDS encoding uracil-DNA glycosylase family protein — MFLHQHPYPPFIFEDTTKLIVGTLPPPRFSMGELLEKDVDFCYGSYYNSLWLYIDVIHNLNLRYDNSRAAVEERKQFLRQHKIGVCDIVESAQREKLDASDLGMTNIKLRDVIGYLKKYPNINTLLFTGGNSKNGPEYFFRRHCKEYDIKLQSVETEVPRIHSFQLKDKNEEVRVIKTVSLTSASGSANRAIGSMPLYQQLKAKNPDFTTFDFRVLQYREFF, encoded by the coding sequence TTGTTTCTGCACCAACATCCATACCCGCCTTTTATTTTTGAAGATACTACCAAACTCATTGTGGGTACGTTGCCGCCGCCACGTTTTTCAATGGGTGAGTTGTTGGAAAAGGATGTTGACTTTTGTTATGGAAGTTATTACAACTCTTTGTGGTTGTATATAGATGTCATTCATAATCTGAATCTTCGTTATGACAATTCCCGCGCAGCTGTGGAAGAGCGTAAGCAGTTCTTGCGTCAACATAAAATAGGGGTTTGTGATATTGTGGAAAGTGCCCAACGGGAAAAACTCGATGCTTCCGATTTGGGCATGACCAATATCAAATTGAGGGATGTAATTGGCTATTTAAAGAAATACCCCAATATCAACACATTATTGTTTACAGGAGGGAATAGCAAGAACGGCCCAGAATATTTCTTCAGAAGGCATTGCAAGGAATATGATATTAAACTACAGTCTGTAGAAACCGAAGTGCCACGCATCCATTCATTTCAATTAAAAGATAAAAATGAAGAAGTTCGGGTGATTAAGACGGTTTCCTTGACTTCAGCTTCTGGTTCAGCCAACAGAGCTATTGGGAGTATGCCTCTTTATCAACAACTCAAAGCTAAAAATCCAGACTTTACCACTTTCGATTTTAGGGTGCTACAGTATCGTGAGTTTTTTTAG
- a CDS encoding 30S ribosomal protein THX, translating to MGKGDMKTKRGKIHRGTHGVLRPKIKKRQKTEDKINVNKKSKV from the coding sequence ATGGGAAAAGGCGATATGAAAACCAAACGTGGCAAAATCCATCGAGGCACCCACGGTGTCCTGCGTCCTAAAATAAAGAAACGTCAAAAAACTGAAGACAAAATCAACGTGAACAAAAAATCTAAAGTTTAG
- the coaD gene encoding pantetheine-phosphate adenylyltransferase yields the protein MRRAIFPGSFDPITLGHYDIILRGVKLFDEVVVAIGINSDKSYMFSLEERKQFIEDAFKDEPKVKVVTYEGLTSDFSKEIDAQFILRGLRNPADFEFEKAIAHTNRKLSRIETVFLLTSARTSFISSSIVRDVIRNHGDYTVLVPDSVKLK from the coding sequence ATGAGACGCGCAATTTTCCCTGGTTCCTTTGACCCTATTACTCTAGGGCACTATGATATTATCCTAAGAGGTGTAAAACTTTTTGACGAAGTAGTGGTAGCCATTGGCATCAATTCTGACAAGTCCTATATGTTTTCATTGGAAGAACGTAAACAGTTTATCGAGGATGCCTTCAAGGACGAGCCTAAAGTAAAAGTGGTTACATATGAAGGGCTCACCAGTGATTTTTCGAAAGAGATAGATGCCCAATTTATTTTGAGAGGCTTACGTAACCCTGCCGATTTTGAGTTTGAAAAAGCCATTGCTCATACCAACAGAAAACTTTCGAGAATAGAAACTGTGTTTTTACTTACCTCTGCAAGAACCTCCTTCATTTCTTCATCCATTGTGAGAGATGTGATAAGAAACCATGGGGATTACACCGTTTTGGTCCCCGATAGCGTTAAGCTGAAGTAA
- a CDS encoding VF530 family protein: MEQPNNPLHGITLKQMVTELQEHYGWEYMGYMVNIRCFTHNPSIKSSLTFLRRTPWARAKVEELYLEMSQNRR, encoded by the coding sequence ATGGAGCAGCCCAATAACCCATTACACGGTATCACTTTAAAACAAATGGTGACTGAACTTCAGGAACATTATGGTTGGGAGTACATGGGGTATATGGTCAATATTCGCTGCTTTACACATAATCCTTCCATTAAATCAAGTTTGACATTTCTTAGACGAACACCTTGGGCAAGGGCCAAAGTAGAAGAATTGTATCTGGAAATGTCGCAGAATAGGAGATAG
- a CDS encoding DEAD/DEAH box helicase — protein MSFKALGLTEAILKAVDKKGYTEPSPIQQKAIPSILEGKDVLASAQTGTGKTAGFTLPMLHLLSQETPLRNRPIRALVLTPTRELAAQVHDNVKEYSTFLDIKSAVIFGGVNQNPQVATLRRGVDVLIATPGRLMDLHNQKLLSLAKVEFFVLDEADRMLDMGFLRDIEKIMKMIPAKRQNLLFSATFSKDIKKLAHSILNHPVQVEATPENSTAEAINQKVYRVAKGKKTGLIIKLIKDGNWQQVLVFTRTKHGANKLAKKMISSGITAAAIHGNKSQGARTKALAGFKDGSINVLVATDIAARGLDIPLLPHVVNFELPNISEDYVHRIGRTGRAGASGEAISLVSADETSYLKDIEKLVGEKIPVEILEGFEPDPNASTEPIKPGQGNRNQKSRRPKTGQGNSKSEGAKKATSKNKKPKRYRGRRSNESRN, from the coding sequence ATGTCATTTAAAGCACTCGGGCTAACAGAAGCCATCTTAAAAGCGGTAGATAAAAAAGGATATACCGAACCGTCTCCAATTCAACAAAAAGCAATTCCATCTATTTTGGAAGGGAAAGATGTCTTGGCATCGGCGCAAACCGGTACCGGAAAAACCGCAGGGTTTACTTTGCCAATGTTGCACTTGTTGTCTCAAGAGACTCCTTTAAGAAATCGCCCAATTCGTGCCTTGGTGTTGACGCCTACGCGGGAATTGGCGGCTCAAGTACATGATAACGTTAAAGAGTATAGCACGTTTCTGGATATTAAATCTGCCGTTATTTTTGGAGGGGTTAACCAAAATCCACAAGTGGCAACCTTAAGAAGAGGTGTTGACGTATTGATTGCTACTCCAGGGAGATTGATGGACTTGCACAATCAAAAGCTATTGTCTTTGGCCAAAGTGGAATTCTTCGTGTTGGATGAAGCTGACCGCATGTTGGACATGGGTTTTTTACGCGACATTGAAAAAATCATGAAAATGATTCCTGCCAAGCGTCAAAACTTATTGTTTTCGGCTACCTTTTCGAAGGATATCAAAAAATTGGCCCATAGTATTTTGAACCACCCTGTTCAAGTGGAGGCAACTCCGGAAAATTCAACAGCCGAAGCGATTAATCAAAAAGTCTATCGCGTTGCCAAAGGCAAAAAAACAGGCTTGATTATAAAGTTGATCAAAGATGGAAATTGGCAACAGGTTTTGGTCTTTACCCGTACCAAACATGGCGCTAACAAACTTGCCAAAAAGATGATTTCTAGCGGTATTACGGCAGCGGCTATCCATGGTAATAAAAGTCAAGGAGCTCGCACCAAGGCTTTGGCAGGCTTTAAGGATGGGAGCATCAATGTGTTGGTGGCAACGGATATTGCAGCCCGAGGATTAGACATTCCGTTATTGCCTCATGTGGTAAACTTTGAACTGCCAAATATTTCTGAAGATTACGTCCATCGTATAGGAAGAACTGGTAGAGCTGGTGCTAGTGGTGAGGCCATTTCTTTGGTAAGCGCTGATGAAACCTCCTATTTGAAGGACATAGAAAAGTTGGTAGGAGAGAAGATTCCTGTGGAAATATTGGAAGGCTTTGAACCTGATCCTAATGCGTCTACAGAGCCTATTAAACCTGGGCAAGGGAACAGAAATCAGAAATCACGCCGACCAAAAACTGGCCAAGGGAATTCTAAAAGTGAAGGGGCAAAGAAGGCCACATCCAAAAATAAAAAGCCAAAACGTTATAGAGGAAGACGATCCAACGAATCCCGTAACTAA
- a CDS encoding VOC family protein, which yields MKLYNLVPMLYTEDVEATIQFYTSQLGFVCDAFDEVTKWASIHRDGVELILTKPNDMVPFNKAEFTGSFYIRTVNVDTLWQTVKDNVEVCYPIDNFQCSMREFAIYDNNGYVLQFGEELTLN from the coding sequence ATGAAATTGTATAACCTTGTGCCAATGCTGTATACTGAAGATGTGGAAGCCACCATTCAGTTTTATACAAGTCAGTTGGGGTTTGTTTGTGATGCTTTTGATGAAGTCACTAAATGGGCCTCCATACACCGAGACGGTGTAGAATTGATTCTTACCAAACCAAATGATATGGTGCCCTTCAATAAAGCTGAGTTTACGGGCTCTTTCTACATAAGGACAGTGAACGTTGATACGCTTTGGCAAACGGTTAAAGACAATGTAGAGGTGTGTTATCCCATTGATAATTTCCAGTGCAGTATGCGGGAATTTGCCATTTACGACAACAATGGTTATGTATTGCAGTTTGGGGAGGAATTGACCCTAAATTAA
- a CDS encoding rhodanese-like domain-containing protein, with the protein MGILDMLFGNKSDELKALYDNGAIIIDVRSVGEYNGGAIPGSKNIPLPQIATKIKDIKKFNKPIITCCASGMRSGSAASVLKSHGIEVVNGGGWLNLSRKLELV; encoded by the coding sequence ATGGGAATTTTAGATATGTTATTCGGAAATAAATCTGATGAATTAAAGGCTCTTTATGACAATGGAGCTATAATTATTGATGTAAGAAGCGTTGGAGAGTACAATGGAGGTGCCATTCCCGGCTCTAAAAATATTCCATTACCCCAAATAGCGACCAAAATTAAAGACATCAAAAAATTCAACAAACCAATTATTACCTGTTGCGCCAGCGGTATGCGTTCAGGTTCTGCGGCAAGCGTTCTAAAAAGCCATGGCATTGAAGTTGTCAACGGTGGAGGCTGGTTGAACTTGAGCAGAAAATTGGAACTTGTATAA
- a CDS encoding PASTA domain-containing protein: MSLVKFLTSKVFLKQLALALAVILVLCFLILQWLKSTTNHGEFVEVPELKGKTLETVEIQLSDRTLRMEIQDSANYNPDYPKYSVIEQYPLAGTQVKENRKIYVILNPSGYRKVAVPDIVRRTFRQAKPTLEALGFEVGKIRYEDDLGKDEVIDVEFEGQPIKAGEMLPLTSKIDLVLGNGNRAE; this comes from the coding sequence ATGAGTCTTGTAAAGTTTCTTACCAGTAAAGTTTTTTTAAAACAATTAGCCCTAGCCTTAGCCGTAATATTAGTGTTGTGTTTTTTAATCCTGCAATGGCTAAAAAGTACTACCAATCATGGTGAATTTGTGGAAGTTCCAGAATTAAAAGGAAAAACTCTTGAAACGGTAGAAATTCAATTAAGCGATCGAACTTTACGTATGGAAATTCAGGACTCTGCCAATTACAATCCAGATTATCCAAAATATTCGGTAATTGAGCAATACCCATTGGCAGGAACCCAAGTAAAGGAAAACCGTAAGATTTATGTAATATTGAACCCATCTGGCTATCGTAAGGTAGCAGTGCCAGATATCGTTAGACGTACATTCCGTCAAGCCAAACCTACTTTGGAAGCCTTAGGTTTTGAAGTTGGAAAAATTAGGTATGAAGACGATTTGGGTAAAGATGAAGTAATAGATGTAGAATTTGAAGGCCAACCTATAAAAGCAGGAGAAATGTTGCCATTGACTTCTAAGATTGATTTGGTATTGGGTAACGGAAACAGGGCAGAATAA
- the yaaA gene encoding peroxide stress protein YaaA yields the protein MKLVLSPAKSLDLESQLPTQQFTEACFLKQAERLNKLLKKKSAKSLSQLMKISDNLGQLNYERNQEWQLPFTAENARPSVYAFSGDVYRGLDAYTIPQDNIEKLQNTVRILSGLYGILKPLDLMQPYRLEMGTKFPVGKNKNLYEFWKKEITNALNDELEEGELFVNLASNEYFKAIDTKALKVPVITCTFKDFKNGEYKMIMTFAKLARGYMTRYIIDTDAKTLDDLKGFNYEGYGYSETMSSETELVFTR from the coding sequence ATGAAATTAGTATTATCACCTGCAAAATCATTAGACCTCGAAAGTCAACTACCTACGCAACAATTCACAGAAGCCTGTTTCCTGAAACAAGCCGAACGGTTGAACAAGTTATTGAAGAAGAAATCGGCCAAAAGCTTATCTCAACTTATGAAGATTTCCGATAATTTGGGACAGTTGAATTACGAGCGCAACCAAGAATGGCAATTGCCTTTTACGGCAGAGAACGCAAGGCCATCGGTGTATGCTTTTAGCGGTGATGTATACAGAGGATTGGATGCCTATACCATTCCTCAGGATAACATAGAAAAACTTCAAAATACGGTTCGCATTCTTTCGGGATTGTACGGAATTTTAAAGCCATTGGATTTAATGCAGCCTTATCGTTTGGAGATGGGCACAAAATTTCCCGTAGGAAAGAACAAAAACCTCTATGAATTTTGGAAGAAGGAAATTACCAATGCCCTAAATGATGAATTGGAAGAGGGGGAATTGTTTGTAAATCTTGCCAGCAACGAATATTTTAAGGCTATTGATACCAAAGCTCTAAAAGTGCCTGTAATTACTTGTACATTCAAGGATTTCAAAAATGGCGAATACAAGATGATCATGACCTTTGCAAAATTGGCCAGAGGGTACATGACGCGATATATTATTGATACCGATGCCAAGACCTTGGATGATTTAAAAGGTTTCAATTATGAAGGCTATGGATATAGCGAAACTATGTCTTCTGAAACCGAATTGGTATTTACCAGATAG
- a CDS encoding T9SS type A sorting domain-containing protein encodes MKQVYLFFVCCLFWATANAQFVYVPDQNLRNILINTNCVDSNGDGTYNTDVDTNNNGFIEVSEALAVTKLKLESLGTNEVEIDEMSIVDPTGLAALTNLTYFDVNDQPNLNTLPLNYESLEYLILGNVGIESLDTSSLGDLIMLGINNTDIVNLYFNSEITIQYVMIYFNELLETIDLGEDFTAEGFFCHSNPILSELDMGGYNKPDSYEYNQIQIASNENLAYLNFKNGTNNQFLWEIPPFADPDTHMEVFDLPNLELVCVDNLNSGVAIGITESLDNFVNFTEYCNFIPGGSKFTVSGQNYIDYNGDGCDEADTPYYNLPMHISNGTVEDVSYNYGNSLGANYSIPLPEGSYVITPQLENDAYFTVEPESLTVDFITDPIDVVQDFCITPIGDFNDLEVSLIPLNQARPGFEADYKVICKNKGTTALSGDVTLSFDANVMSVVETTPVSFNENEGELLWGFMDLVPFQTEQFYITMLLNTPTDTDFPLLGGEVLEFTAVLEFEGTDETPEDNTANLFQTVVNSFDPNDKTCLEGASITESQVGDYVTYVVRFENTGTASAINVVVKDYIDTDKYDVSSLMPLDASHEFYTRITEGNKLEFIFEDINLPFEDATNDGFVAFKLKTLSTLQPGDEFSNEAEIYFDYNAAIHTNNATTVVEDALSIEEISKEGIVSVYPNPVSNVLNFRTSESLLSLAIYDLQGRLVKQKDITQGVGNFKCDVSNLSKGMYTVQAKTAKGEQFLKVIKN; translated from the coding sequence ATGAAGCAAGTCTACCTTTTTTTTGTTTGTTGTCTTTTTTGGGCAACGGCAAACGCTCAATTTGTATATGTACCCGACCAAAACTTAAGGAATATTTTGATAAACACCAACTGCGTTGATAGTAATGGAGATGGCACCTATAATACCGATGTGGACACTAATAATAATGGATTTATTGAAGTTTCCGAAGCATTGGCGGTAACTAAATTAAAGTTGGAATCTTTAGGGACTAATGAAGTTGAGATTGATGAGATGAGTATTGTAGATCCTACAGGGTTAGCAGCACTTACAAACCTTACTTACTTTGATGTTAATGATCAACCCAATTTGAATACGCTTCCTTTAAATTATGAATCTTTAGAGTATTTAATATTGGGAAATGTGGGAATTGAGAGTTTGGATACCAGTAGTTTAGGAGATTTGATTATGTTAGGTATCAATAATACTGATATTGTCAATCTATATTTTAACTCGGAAATTACTATTCAATATGTAATGATTTATTTTAATGAACTCCTAGAAACCATTGATTTGGGAGAGGACTTTACTGCCGAAGGATTTTTTTGTCATTCCAATCCAATTCTTTCTGAATTGGATATGGGGGGGTACAACAAACCTGACAGTTATGAATATAATCAAATTCAAATTGCCTCAAATGAAAACCTAGCGTATTTAAATTTTAAAAACGGAACCAATAATCAGTTTTTATGGGAAATTCCACCTTTTGCAGATCCAGATACTCATATGGAAGTCTTTGATTTGCCAAACCTAGAATTGGTTTGTGTGGACAATCTTAATTCAGGTGTTGCTATAGGAATTACAGAGTCTTTGGACAATTTTGTAAACTTTACCGAGTACTGCAATTTTATACCGGGAGGTTCAAAGTTCACAGTGAGTGGACAAAATTATATCGATTATAATGGGGATGGGTGTGATGAGGCAGATACTCCCTATTATAATTTACCAATGCACATTTCAAATGGTACGGTAGAGGATGTCTCTTATAATTATGGGAATAGTTTGGGTGCCAATTATAGCATTCCTTTACCAGAAGGAAGTTATGTCATCACGCCTCAATTGGAAAATGATGCCTATTTTACAGTGGAACCAGAAAGTTTGACAGTAGATTTTATTACTGATCCAATAGATGTGGTTCAGGATTTTTGTATCACGCCCATTGGTGACTTTAATGATTTGGAGGTTTCTTTAATTCCTTTGAACCAAGCAAGACCAGGTTTTGAAGCTGATTACAAAGTCATCTGCAAGAATAAGGGAACAACTGCTTTATCTGGTGATGTCACTTTGAGTTTTGATGCCAATGTCATGTCCGTAGTGGAAACTACGCCGGTATCATTCAATGAAAATGAAGGCGAGCTGTTATGGGGTTTTATGGATCTTGTCCCTTTCCAAACCGAACAGTTTTATATCACCATGCTTCTCAATACACCAACCGATACTGATTTCCCTTTATTGGGAGGAGAGGTTTTGGAGTTTACGGCTGTATTGGAATTTGAGGGAACGGATGAAACTCCTGAAGACAATACAGCTAACTTATTTCAAACTGTTGTCAATTCTTTCGATCCTAATGACAAGACCTGCCTTGAGGGGGCAAGCATTACCGAATCACAAGTTGGGGATTATGTTACTTATGTGGTACGTTTTGAAAATACAGGAACCGCCAGCGCCATCAATGTGGTGGTGAAGGATTATATAGATACCGATAAGTATGACGTGTCATCGTTAATGCCTTTGGATGCTAGTCATGAGTTTTACACACGTATCACAGAAGGCAATAAATTGGAGTTTATTTTTGAGGATATCAACCTTCCTTTTGAAGATGCCACCAACGATGGTTTTGTGGCTTTCAAACTAAAGACCTTGTCCACTTTGCAGCCTGGGGATGAGTTTAGCAATGAAGCCGAAATTTATTTTGATTACAATGCCGCTATCCATACCAATAATGCTACTACGGTTGTGGAAGATGCCCTATCGATTGAGGAGATTTCAAAAGAAGGAATTGTATCAGTGTATCCCAACCCTGTGTCAAATGTGCTGAATTTTAGAACTAGTGAATCCCTTCTGTCATTAGCCATCTATGACCTTCAGGGAAGGTTGGTGAAACAAAAAGACATAACCCAAGGAGTAGGGAATTTTAAATGTGATGTATCCAACCTGTCCAAAGGGATGTATACCGTGCAAGCAAAGACTGCAAAAGGAGAGCAGTTTTTGAAAGTCATTAAAAATTAA
- a CDS encoding RluA family pseudouridine synthase, translated as MTDQHTPIEENDDELYEHHAFTVKTGQQPLRIDKYLMNFIENATRNKIQAAAKNGNIYVNDVPVKANYKVKPFDNIRVLFEYPPYEELLTPENIPLDIVYEDDQLLVVNKPAGLVVHPGHGNYSGTLINALIYHFENLPNNSSNRPGLVHRIDKDTSGLLVVAKTEEAMAHLTKQFFDKTSEREYVALVWGNVEEDEGTVEGNIGRHPKNRLQNTVFEEEDEDKGKPAVTHYKVLERFGYVTMISCKLETGRTHQIRVHMKHIGHTLFNDERYGGERILKGTTFTKYKQFVENCFKVLPRQALHAKTLGFSHPTTGEFMHFNAEIPEDMLQCIEKWRVYAKHQNLDIE; from the coding sequence ATGACAGACCAACATACGCCTATAGAAGAGAATGATGATGAGTTGTATGAGCACCATGCATTTACTGTAAAAACTGGCCAACAACCGCTTCGTATCGATAAATATTTGATGAATTTTATCGAGAATGCTACGCGCAACAAAATTCAAGCGGCCGCCAAAAACGGTAATATTTATGTAAATGACGTTCCGGTAAAGGCCAACTATAAGGTGAAGCCTTTTGATAATATTCGTGTATTATTTGAGTATCCGCCTTACGAAGAGCTTTTGACGCCGGAAAACATTCCTTTGGATATTGTTTATGAAGACGACCAACTGCTGGTGGTTAACAAACCTGCGGGTTTGGTGGTACATCCTGGGCACGGCAATTACTCCGGAACCTTAATCAATGCCCTTATTTATCATTTTGAAAACTTGCCTAACAATTCCAGTAACCGCCCTGGTTTGGTACACCGTATTGATAAAGACACTAGTGGTTTGTTGGTAGTGGCCAAGACAGAAGAGGCTATGGCACATTTAACCAAGCAATTTTTTGATAAAACCAGTGAGCGTGAATACGTAGCTTTGGTTTGGGGAAATGTGGAAGAAGATGAAGGCACTGTTGAGGGCAATATTGGTAGACATCCTAAAAACCGTTTGCAAAATACTGTTTTTGAAGAAGAGGATGAAGATAAAGGAAAACCTGCTGTAACCCATTATAAAGTGCTGGAGCGCTTTGGGTATGTAACGATGATTTCCTGCAAGTTGGAAACAGGCCGTACACACCAAATTCGTGTCCACATGAAGCACATTGGGCACACCCTTTTTAATGACGAACGCTATGGTGGCGAACGTATTTTGAAAGGAACTACATTCACTAAATACAAACAGTTTGTAGAAAATTGTTTTAAGGTGCTTCCTAGGCAGGCATTGCATGCTAAAACGTTGGGGTTTAGCCATCCAACGACCGGAGAGTTCATGCATTTTAATGCTGAAATTCCGGAAGATATGCTTCAATGTATTGAAAAATGGAGGGTTTACGCCAAACACCAAAATTTGGATATTGAATAG
- a CDS encoding D-alanine--D-alanine ligase codes for MKKHIAIIMGGYSSEYEISLKSGQVVYETLNPELYIAYRIHIFKDKWVFVDEQNNEVPVDKNDFSVMVEGNKIQFDCVFNAIHGTPGEDGYMQGYLELLKIPHTSCGMYQAALTFNKRDCLSTLKPYGIKTANSYYLNEGDAVNEDEIIDKVGLPCFVKANKAGSSFGITKVYKKEEIQNALEVAFKEDDEIIIESFLDGTEVSVGVITYKGDVTVLPITEIVSNNDFFDYKAKYLGESQEITPARISKEQADKVKAIAKKVYEILKMKGFSRSEYIFKDDEPHLLEINTVPGLTKASILPQQAAAAGISLGELFENAIEESLKTQHS; via the coding sequence ATGAAGAAACATATTGCCATTATAATGGGCGGATATTCTAGCGAATATGAAATATCCCTAAAGAGTGGTCAGGTGGTTTATGAAACCCTGAACCCAGAACTTTACATTGCTTATCGCATCCACATTTTTAAGGATAAATGGGTATTTGTAGACGAACAAAACAACGAAGTCCCTGTAGACAAAAATGACTTTAGCGTGATGGTTGAAGGGAATAAAATCCAGTTTGATTGTGTTTTTAATGCCATCCACGGTACGCCGGGAGAAGATGGTTACATGCAAGGGTATTTAGAGCTTTTGAAAATACCACATACCAGCTGCGGCATGTACCAAGCTGCATTGACCTTTAACAAACGTGACTGCCTAAGTACCTTAAAGCCTTACGGTATAAAAACAGCCAATTCCTACTATCTCAATGAAGGAGATGCTGTTAATGAAGATGAAATCATAGATAAAGTAGGCCTACCTTGTTTTGTTAAGGCCAACAAGGCCGGCAGTAGTTTTGGCATTACTAAAGTTTATAAGAAAGAGGAAATCCAAAATGCACTCGAGGTGGCCTTTAAGGAAGATGACGAAATTATCATAGAATCGTTTTTGGACGGCACCGAAGTATCCGTTGGTGTGATAACCTATAAAGGAGACGTTACTGTACTTCCTATTACCGAAATCGTCAGCAACAACGACTTTTTTGACTATAAGGCTAAATACCTTGGAGAATCACAGGAAATTACACCTGCCCGCATATCTAAAGAACAGGCTGACAAAGTAAAAGCCATTGCCAAAAAAGTCTATGAGATTTTAAAAATGAAAGGGTTTAGCCGAAGTGAATATATCTTTAAAGATGATGAACCCCATTTATTGGAAATAAATACAGTACCTGGGCTTACAAAAGCGAGTATCCTCCCGCAACAGGCGGCAGCAGCAGGAATAAGCTTAGGCGAACTGTTTGAAAATGCCATCGAGGAAAGCCTTAAAACCCAACACTCTTAA